One genomic window of Diospyros lotus cultivar Yz01 chromosome 8, ASM1463336v1, whole genome shotgun sequence includes the following:
- the LOC127807208 gene encoding uncharacterized protein LOC127807208 — MALLASAPEASAAGAKKQPSKRKKKLAQKPPSCSWDQIKNLLSCKQIEASGVHDPSKPSAALAYSKLGSCSSICSFRDVVHGNTSRVVHRADNSPESSSLGQETRLLSRKAVSAGPPSSRSLPAPSSRAMQFRKLSGCYECHTIADPSRYPSPRSTIRACSKCGEVFPTTESLDLHQAVRHAVSELGPEDSGRNIVEIIFKSSWLKKDNPVCKIERILKVHNTSRTIQRFEECRDAVKIRAKKSPRCAADGNELLRFHCTTLACSLGARGSSSLCAAVPGCGVCTIIRHGFQRQPSDHGKGVRTTASSGRAHDCHGGSDGRRAMLVCRVIAGRVRRMADDAPAEEDSVSGGSYDSVAGYAGIYSNLEELYVSNPRAILPCFVVIYKALES, encoded by the exons ATGGCTCTTCTCGCTTCAGCACCGGAGGCCTCAGCGGCCGGAGCCAAGAAACAGCCGTCCAAGCGCAAGAAAAAGCTTGCCCAGAAGCCGCCATCTTGCTCATGGGACCAAATCAAGAACCTGCTCAGCTGCAAGCAGATCGAAGCCTCCGGAGTCCACGACCCCTCCAAGCCCAGCGCCGCTCTCGCCTACTCCAAGCTGGGCTCCTGCAGCTCCATCTGCAGCTTCCGTGACGTCGTCCATGGCAACACCAGCAGGGTCGTCCACCGAGCCGACAACTCGCCGGAGAGCAGCTCCCTCGGCCAAGAAACCCGCCTGCTCAGCCGCAAAGCCGTCTCAGCTGGGCCGCCCTCCTCCCGCTCCTTGCCCGCCCCTTCTTCCAGAGCCATGCAATTCAGGAAGCTTTCAGGTTGCTACGAATGCCACACCATCGCCGACCCTAGTAG GTACCCATCTCCGAGAAGTACAATCCGTGCTTGCTCAAAGTGTGGAGAGGTCTTCCCAACGACTGAGAGCTTGGACCTCCATCAAGCTGTTAGGCACGCCG TTTCGGAGCTGGGTCCGGAGGATTCGGGTCGGAACATAGTGGAGATCATCTTCAAATCGAGTTGGCTCAAGAAGGACAACCCGGTCTGCAAGATCGAACGGATATTAAAGGTCCACAACACCAGCCGCACGATCCAACGGTTCGAGGAGTGCCGGGATGCCGTGAAGATCCGCGCCAAGAAGAGTCCCAGGTGCGCCGCCGACGGCAACGAGCTGCTTAGGTTCCATTGCACCACGCTGGCCTGCTCCCTCGGCGCGCGCGGCTCGTCCAGCCTGTGCGCCGCGGTGCCCGGCTGCGGCGTGTGCACCATCATCAGGCACGGCTTCCAACGCCAGCCGTCGGATCATGGGAAAGGAGTCCGGACGACGGCGAGCAGCGGCCGGGCCCACGACTGCCACGGCGGATCCGACGGTCGAAGGGCGATGCTAGTGTGCCGCGTGATCGCGGGACGGGTGAGGCGCATGGCTGATGATGCGCCGGCGGAGGAGGATAGCGTGTCGGGCGGGTCGTACGACTCCGTAGCCGGGTACGCGGGGATCTACTCGAATCTGGAGGAGCTCTACGTGTCTAATCCTAGGGCTATCCTGCCTTGTTTCGTGGTGATATACAAAGCCCTCGAATCCTAG
- the LOC127807125 gene encoding uncharacterized protein LOC127807125 — protein sequence MFMRPQRESFIIQINSSSEFQARVSHPRSKPVNFSAMKLFHRFRKILLRLVFSSLPPRASPEGAAPTRRSCDVKIDPPKTSCSSYYYSSSSHYNEAIADCIEFFNKSAQEGVFWGRKSDVMV from the coding sequence ATGTTCATGAGGCCTCAAAGAGAGAGCTTCATCATTCAAATAAACTCGTCGTCGGAATTCCAAGCTAGGGTTTCTCATCCTCGGTCAAAGCCCGTCAACTTCTCCGCCATGAAGCTCTTCCACCGCTTCCGGAAGATCCTGCTGCGCCtggtcttctcttctcttccgcCCAGAGCTTCTCCGGAAGGGGCGGCTCCGACAAGACGATCGTGCGATGTTAAGATTGACCCTCCGAAGACTTCTTGCAGTTCCTATTACTACTCTTCCAGTTCCCATTACAACGAAGCCATTGCCGACTGTATCGAGTTCTTCAACAAGTCGGCGCAAGAGGGGGTTTTCTGGGGCAGGAAATCGGACGTGATGGTTTGA
- the LOC127808326 gene encoding WEB family protein At1g75720 isoform X1: MDDGGADHAVMRRAEIDTRAPFRSVKEAILLFGERVLAGEVYSTKLKEMQEGNGYDGYGENKLGTVTAELEETKQSLEREREESLLMATCLSSLQDELERTKLELRQLKEKELEKPAMEREIDIEDLKFHVEDDDKAAFNGKPGRAATCSNELQKKRYVSFANPPISLAKVVVPQPQGDAELERNPSLRQQQQKKEKEKKMKKPLMIPLMVGAIFSRKKRSSDVAPPQA; the protein is encoded by the exons ATGGATGACGGCGGAGCTGATCATGCGGTGATGAGGAGGGCGGAGATAGACACGAGGGCGCCGTTCCGGTCGGTGAAGGAGGCTATTTTGTTGTTCGGAGAGAGAGTTCTCGCCGGGGAGGTCTACTCCACCAAGCTCAAAGAG ATGCAGGAAGGGAATGGATATGATGGGTATGGCGAAAACAAGCTTGGGACGGTGACGGCAGAGCTAGAGGAGACAAAGCAGAGCCtggagagggaaagagaagagagcTTGCTAATGGCGACGTGCCTCTCTTCTCTTCAAGATGAGCTGGAAAGGACAAAGCTTGAGCTCCGGCAGCTCAAGGAAAAGGAGCTAGAAAAACCGGcaatggagagagagatagacATCGAGGATCTCAAGTTCCATGTGGAAGACGACGACAAAGCCGCCTTTAATGGCAAGCCAGGGAGAGCGGCGACCTGCAGCAACGAGTTACAGAAGAAGAGATATGTTAGTTTTGCGAATCCTCCAATATCGCTGGCTAAAGTCGTGGTACCACAGCCACAGGGAGATGCGGAGCTGGAGAGGAACCCTTCTCTGAGACAGCAGCAacagaagaaggagaaggagaagaagatgaagaagccATTGATGATCCCACTGATGGTGGGTGCGATTTTCTCCAGGAAGAAACGGAGCTCTGACGTGGCACCACCACAAGCCTGA
- the LOC127808326 gene encoding WEB family protein At1g75720 isoform X2, which produces MDDGGADHAVMRRAEIDTRAPFRSVKEAILLFGERVLAGEVYSTKLKEEGNGYDGYGENKLGTVTAELEETKQSLEREREESLLMATCLSSLQDELERTKLELRQLKEKELEKPAMEREIDIEDLKFHVEDDDKAAFNGKPGRAATCSNELQKKRYVSFANPPISLAKVVVPQPQGDAELERNPSLRQQQQKKEKEKKMKKPLMIPLMVGAIFSRKKRSSDVAPPQA; this is translated from the exons ATGGATGACGGCGGAGCTGATCATGCGGTGATGAGGAGGGCGGAGATAGACACGAGGGCGCCGTTCCGGTCGGTGAAGGAGGCTATTTTGTTGTTCGGAGAGAGAGTTCTCGCCGGGGAGGTCTACTCCACCAAGCTCAAAGAG GAAGGGAATGGATATGATGGGTATGGCGAAAACAAGCTTGGGACGGTGACGGCAGAGCTAGAGGAGACAAAGCAGAGCCtggagagggaaagagaagagagcTTGCTAATGGCGACGTGCCTCTCTTCTCTTCAAGATGAGCTGGAAAGGACAAAGCTTGAGCTCCGGCAGCTCAAGGAAAAGGAGCTAGAAAAACCGGcaatggagagagagatagacATCGAGGATCTCAAGTTCCATGTGGAAGACGACGACAAAGCCGCCTTTAATGGCAAGCCAGGGAGAGCGGCGACCTGCAGCAACGAGTTACAGAAGAAGAGATATGTTAGTTTTGCGAATCCTCCAATATCGCTGGCTAAAGTCGTGGTACCACAGCCACAGGGAGATGCGGAGCTGGAGAGGAACCCTTCTCTGAGACAGCAGCAacagaagaaggagaaggagaagaagatgaagaagccATTGATGATCCCACTGATGGTGGGTGCGATTTTCTCCAGGAAGAAACGGAGCTCTGACGTGGCACCACCACAAGCCTGA